taattaatttcttcGCATCTGATCGCGAAAACTCGATTTCTGAGCACAGAACCACCTAAAGATTCTTCTGGGCAGACATCAAGATGATTCAGTGGCAGCAATCCTTTGACCTTCAATATATTGAAGCTGTTTATAGATTTGTTATCGTACTACCAGGCACAAAACATCCTACATTAGCtaatttttgtcttcttttcaGGAGCTGATCATCGGAAGTTGCGCAATTTTAGCAGGCGCTGAAGGGATCGGAAAAGAGGAAGTCAGCACAAAGCTTAAAGCTTTTGTAAGTATTTGCAACAGAGTCAAGGCTACCTCCCTTCCCgtccacacacacgcacactggGTTATAGTCTAGGTACTACCATCATCTCAGTATGCAAAATGTACATTGAAAGTTAATTATTCAAAATGTGCATTTTAATCATGTCCATataattttcaaatccactgatGGAATAGACATTTTATATATCTAACTGGAGCTTAAATAGGTTATCATGATAAAATTCAGCTATTTTattgaattaatttattaatttattctgtatatttatttttaggtaATGGTAAACTATATCTTCAGCATCATCAGTTTTTCTCCTTGTATCCTTTCGATGGTATGGAGTGGCATAGGTATCAGCTGGTGTCAGAACGAAGGCGATATCAAGAACCATTTCAAATGCCTTTCTAACGCGGACGGCAAGATGGGCACTGGTGTGGCCACGATTGTGATAGCGCTCATTGCAGGGGTGTTCAGCATTTTTACCGCAATCGTGTTCTGTTGCTACGGGAAGACGTTTGGCTTTCAATCAAAGCGAGAATGTCGCCTGCAACGACAGGTACAATTTTTGACCACGCAGTTGCAGTCGACACAACAAAGTTGCCCGCCCGTCGGTGCGCCAGTTGGTCAACCAGGTCGGGACACGAAATACTACCAGTGGGAACAGAAGAATTGAGTTTAGTCTAATGCCGGGCAGTATTTAAGGAGGTGCCTAGCAGGAGCAGCCCCATGAACAGTTACCTCATACCCTAAAAAAGTGTCCTTATATATTTAAAAGGGTGTTTTTACTTTCTCTCTTGCTGTACAAGATCCTATGTTATTGTGCCAATGAAGCCCCTCCCTAATTAATTTAGGCTGGGTACGGCATTGAATTTTTTCTTTCGCGTTATTTGACATTTACTTGTCACAGTTTATAAGAAACAATATGCCTTCTTTTCCAACATTCTgttggtatatattatatatatatatatatagagagagagagagagagagagagagagagagagagagagagagagagagagagagagagagagagagagagagagagagagagagagagagagagagtttataagttttatatttaattaccaGCATTAATGATTGTATTCCGACTGATTCATTaacaaattgcatattaaagtTTATTGTTAGTCTTGTATGTTGTAGTTTATAACCAACACCATGTTCGTTTGGTATACCTATGATTTTACCAGTTAGCTAAAGCTGTAGAGCACTTGcttaagggtgtataccacaAAACCAactcccatagacgacaatattaacatgtggctaaaacgcATACATGCAGTGGGTCAATCGAAATACACACCACGGATATAactactaccacccttcacctctaaagtaaatcagaaaacaatgGGGATGGAGCTGCTCATTTCGGAGATACGTGATAaagtctatgactaccctagttccgcacataATTTGAAtactttgttttacaggtacatgGTTCAAGCACTACTACTTGACAGTGGAACTAGAtggaataaaattgcatacattgttttgccaagatgaaacttttttttacaacaaacacacaattAACActgacttgtggtattaactgttcTACCAAAAGTCGGGTGCACCTCGAATTTTGACCCAAATAGATGTTATTTGGTTAGCACTACTTTAAGAGACGGCCGTAGGATCGATCGCTCTCGAtggaatttatttaaaattcccTGCCCCAACCAGGTTTTTACTACTGGGCCCAATTTATGAAAACATCATAAGCCTAATTGTGCACGTATTACTATTAACAGTACACCAACTATAGTGtaagtacacatatttaattgtcTTTTGTACTTAAAATGCgcctccatcttccgtaatgatgtaattttctgcgatAAATAAACGCCAAACATCTGTAAACGTATTAACTGCTAGTCACAGATGTATAGTTATGATATTTGGCTCCTGGTACATTCAAGCTTGTGGTATGCGCTGTCTTGTCTTTGGTGAAAGTACACCcataaactctctctctctttctctctttctctccccccccccactcacacacactctctctctctctctctctctctctctctctctctctctctctctctctctctctctctctctctctctctctctcatgtacATCGAATAACATTCCAAGCAAGAAATTGTAAACCTTCAGCAGAAATATTGTACAGAGTATTTAATGATTGAAGCCCTTTTAAGTGACAAAAAGAAGGCTACTATCATTTCGCAACATCATTGGGCATTTGCTTCATTGGAATGcagtattttacaaacttcagaCCCAAGCGGAAGTTGGCGGATAAGTGGAGGATCAGGCGTCAAATTGGGTAGGGATCACAACGAGGCTGCGAAGTGGTGGGGCTCTTGTAATTTtggatgtttttaaatattattaaaacaggcTGTGGCCGATGCAGGATTTATCTAGGAAGGGGGTGTAACGCTTAGAAAGGGCGCCTACCATTTTCAAAACTACACCAACGTATTATCTATATTGCATGTTCTCCACTAAGATTTTACTAAATGCATTATAATTATCTGCTAAACGCTGGATTTTTCGGGGTACTTCGAATTTCGGAAGGTGCGCACCTTTGATCCACGCTTGCAGTGCCCCGGGACAGTTCTTGTGGATAAATTGATGCCATGCACTGAAATGAACTGATCTGAATTAACCTCGTGAACATTTCTTGTACAGTCCTAGTAATCTGCATTGCGAAGCCAGAGGGGAGAATAGGGGCCATGGCCCTCCCCAGTAACATCTTTCTTCTCTCCTTGTACACTGGCCTGTCTTAGTCCTAACATGATTTACAACGTggaagtgtgtttgtgtgctcCACCCCCAGTGCCTTCATACCCCACCTCcgactttaaaatttaaaaaacaattaaacacttACCTTTATTCATGTATCCACTCAACACTTGCAGAAGATCTTATAGCACAGAAGTTATATTATAACAGTCGTTATTAGGTAGTAACAGATCCATGCACATTTTACATCTatacatgtttaaaattaatatgctTATGAATGTCAAATAGCGATTCTgttcgcacatttctgaagttaaactattcaaatgaatgtatgtagcatcgctttgacatcaataatcatattcattaaaaacgtcaaagcattgttgacgtcacgtcaaggGATTGGTAACGATTTTGGCAATGTTCGTAACTTAACGGAAAATGTCCAAGAATAACTCAACGAGTTGTTGATCTGGAAGATGTACGTTGACTAATACAATGCTCAAAGATGGTAGCAAACAAAATGGAAGTAAAAGGATCAGAATCCTGATACAATGATACTGGGCGGATGCAGGATGTTTCCAAGGCGGGGGAGatgtgcaattaaaaaataaaacaggtaGGCCTACTAATGTACATAATGTATTTTAATGCAATATATGTAGCTATTGTGCCtacatgaataatatatatatacactgtatatatatttagggGTCATAGCAGCCTTGTGACCATTAACAGTTTCCAAACGGGAGAAGACATGACGCCTGTGACACTACCCCCTTCCCGTCTTGAGTCCGGGCAAGTAAGTAAtaagtaatatttattaaacaattcaAACAAGTCCTGAGTTCTACCAGCTTTTCCGtctaggacaggaaagggtaGGGGGAGGGAGATGGCAGGATACCCaacactggcaggtgcaaggtaGCACAGGCAGTCCGACCGGAGTCGGAAATGTGCGAGGCCAGGGTTTTTGGTGGTTCCGAATTTGTAAATGTATCCCTAAGGAATTATAgccaaaattaataaaattgtgcatgaactttttttttagaGAGTTCGCGGTTAATTTGAAACGGTTCGGCCTCAAAGAAATAATCTGAACCATATACCTGGCTTTTCTTTTTGTACATATACACTCATCCTCAACctaacgtgtgtgtgtggggggggggggggggggggggggttgtggtttggggggttggggggttaaatggtttaaacaatttttttaacaagACCTTCACATTAGCTGTCAAATGCATACGATGTGATTCCTTTTTTGAAAGTGCGGTACAAATGTTGATTTAAATAGCATGCCCATTTAATTGTTATCATTCTATAATAAGTATCTATATATTAGACACTTTGTATCCTTGAATGTCTGTCATTTAGTCCCTCGTTCCGTCTGGTAGATCAGTGTTAAAATCAAGATTCTAAACAACtgaagggaaataactctttcACTAAACGTTCTCGGGATTACCGTTGAAGTAAATTAATTCAAGGGTCTGTACAAGCATACTTGTGCCATAATATGTTGATAAAATTGCTACATGCAGTGTTTCAGTAGTTTCAACGATTCAAACATAATATGTTAAAGTTACCACATAAACTTAGTGGAATACAAGGTTATTACACACGTTcgatgttttgattgacagGCGATAGTCCCGAACGCCAGTGTGGGGGTCTATCTGACGTCAATCAAAACATCGAAAGCGTTTAATAACCTTTCATACTAAACACATTATTTTCCCAAAACCGTTTTAAGGGATTATCCTGAGTTTTCAGTCGTAGCAGACTCCTGtatgccccctcccccttctcCCCTAACACCAcgacaaaataaacacatcctTGTGATGTTGTTTGTCGTGTTTGTTgtggaattttatttatttttgttttgggggggagTGCTTTTGGTTGggatatttgtgttgttttttttgcgtggtgtgggggggggaggctcttgttttctttaaacaCTATTAATTTTTACCGTAACATGGTTTAACCATAAAGCATTATATGGATAAATAGATTTGGAATGACCTTTGGacgaattattttaaatttcatttagcggttggaagaaataataaattagtacctacgaaattattttagacaaaaatcgatattgtctggatagtgcatataaaagatctcttgctaccaatggaaacatatagcgggtttcttctctgagactatatgtcagaattactaaatgtttgacatccagaaactgatgattaataaattaatgttctctagtggcgtcgttaaacaaaacaaactttaactttgttaaaGGCTTGATGACACGACTTTGACATACTCAAGGCAAAGTCACAAGGGTTTGTCACAAAGCATTATCTAAAATCGaattgtgggttttgttttcccTGAATTACAAATACGTAGCTATAAATCAATTATATCACGAAATATTGACTACAAGTGGAATAAGGCGATTATGTAGCTGGCTGGACCCAGTGGGGTTGTTTGTGCATTTATTTGGTTGTTTTGTCGGCtgttttgtgcgtgtgtgtgtgtgtgttaatattttgttgttgttgcttatttatttattttttctttcgtttttgaGGGGGGTTAATGggtgttttctttgtttgtttgtttgttgttttggcttgctttgcttttttaaaatttcaatacagttaggtcaggtcataggttttaacgtgcacattcagaacaagctgttgtagcacacgcctgtcctgggcgcagatGTCGACTTTCACCGGCtcatccgtccaggacaggaaaaggtttcGGGGATGGCAGAGAGGGTCGCCCGCGCTGGCATGTGCATGGGAACACAAACTGCCCGACTAGGGTCGGAAGCAGGAGAGGGTTTCTATACGGTATTCTGTTGGACCATATACAGCAGACCAACAAATGATAGATCCGGCGATGAGACACGTACGTGCGGGATGTGCATGGGAACataagcagcccgaccagggtcggaaGCGGGAGAGGGTTTCTATACGTTATTCTGTTGGACCATATACAGCAGACCAACAAATGACAGATCCGGCGATGAGACACGTACGTGCGGGATGTGCATGGGAACataagcagcccgaccagggtcggaaGCGGGAGAGGGTTTCTATACGTTATTCTGTTGGACCATATACAGCAGACCAACAAATGACAGATCCGGCGATGAGACACGTACGTGCGGGATGTCACTGTGATGTCGGTCTATTAGCATTCATCGATTCGCAGATGCATTTTATTACCAGATAACAATAACGTACATTTATCACCAAGGAACTAATCACCGTCCCATAGTGTTCTACACGCATTATTGTCATGGCTGTTCTCTAAATTTGCTTGCCATACGGATGGTATTATCGATGGTATTATCGATGGTATTATCGAATCGTAAAACTGTTTTGTCGGAATATATGTATGGAACAttaatttgtgtatatattgtcacatattcttacgccATTTGAATACGGAGTactggcggactggaattagaATTGTGtaaacagtttacaaaaacgCATTGTTTAAGCTTGGgattatatatactgaacaaaataaaaacttccgctaactttgcttgaacataacttgatgaaaacaaaccgggggaataactgttatatatgcgtttaaagagtattccatgatgcatcgtttggtgcaaaaatcatggccataggttaacagaaactgggagaaattttgaccacgtgtggtaggggttaaaaaaaaaacacccacttaataacgggtatgactaCCTCGCAGGCaaatagaattgactaaagtgttgatttctgcctgtggaatattgttccattcctgaatgagcgcttgttcgttgacgttagcgggtgggttgggacgacgtctcaatcgtctgtccagactatcccagacatgctcgatggggttgagatcaggacttttagcgggccagtcatcaatgaaatcaatgttatttgtcctaagaaaatttacagtgtctctagctgtatgagaggtggcattatcatgctgaaaaatcgagatgttggcgttgttatggaacagaagaatgacgtgatgagcgagaatgccatcgcggtaacgttgagcatttaaattgccatcaatgacgactagtggtgaacgataaccatgggcaatggctgcccagaccatgacacaacccccacccccgaaacgatctcgttcaagaacacaacagtcagcatagcattcatttctcctacggtagacgcgcaccctgccatcaccacgttgtaaagaaaatctggattcatccgacaaaaagaacggtattccagcgtcgccgtatccaaagagtgtgtacacgtgcccaattaagacgatttagacgatgatgttgcgttaaaacgcatccgacctcccgcagacgattacgaacagtttgcacactgattcggttattatgaagcccaggtgtgttagcagcagtagcagtggcagtttggaatcgattgcgcaaatgcgtgttcatgatatagcggtcttgaccacgcgttgtaacacgcggacgtccacgacgtggcaagtcgttggtgcttcctgtcgttagaaatcttacgcgaagatttcgtatcgctcgactagaacacccaacatgccttgcaacgtcttctgtcgacatgccagcatcaagcatgccaatcgcccgttcgcgtaaattattgggtattatTAGCATagtaaaaatgctacaatgtaaaaaacgttattttttttacacatttttaagcgttttcgttcacttgacaacaatgtcagtaagacaagtaaaacaaattgaccgaatactacacgggacctgtcgaaccatgcatgcgcgtgcaaattgaatttcacgttgtcgacgattaacagtgcaaaaataatagataaaattcatgaatcctgatcatacagctcaaggctaatactacctatataatttcattacacaatgaattctttaacacaacaaatactatatgtacaaatcggaagtttctttttttgttcagtatatataaaattctaaacgagcttgcctgtcatacaatttttatgatatgagtgaacagttttgatatctgacgagcgaaagcgagtcggATACTAACACTGTTCAcgaatttcataaaaaaaaatagtatgacaggcaagctagtttagtattttattcattacaaaccaactgcaaacaagccgcaacgcagaagtaagcagatgtcgataCCTGCTACGTTATGTTTCTACGAATTGGATCAGTAAGTGATCTACGTGACGCTCACGtgacgccaatattacactagttagatatcgagtgattgttatgacatgagcaatatcttacactggtgtgtaacaCGAAGATATAAGAAATACTACTGGCGCAAACCATCTGTGTTTAAACTTGTTCAATTATTGTCTGTTCAAAACAGATACaattatgtaatattggtaaatatatttaaaattcagTATGCCTACTTTgtcaacatatttaattgtctaTCCTCCATATATGCACCACTTGTCaaatgttattgatttgtatatgAAGTGTGTGCCTATGAGACGGaaggcttaaagctaataaactatactataatgaagagattatatgataaagtgaGTATTTACCTCGTGTGTTTAGGtatcattaatatcatatattaggaataaaaataattttaaaatctatcCAATGAACACAATATCAGAACTGGCTGCGATTTTGTAGGTGTAGTTTTCGTTGCGTCCTTAGTATATgtaatgaacacacacacacacacacacacacacacacacacacacaaacaaacaaacgcgcacgcacacacatacatacacacacacaaacacacacacacacacatacacacacacacacacaaacacacacacatacatacacacacaaacacacacacacatacacacacacacaaacacacacacacacacatgcacacacacatatacacacatacaacatacacacacaaacacatacacacacaaacacacacacatatatacacacacatacacatacataaacacacacatacataaacacacacatacataaacacacatacatacacacacacacacacacacacacacacatatatatacatacacatacatacatacacatacacacacacacacacacacacccacacacacacacacacatacacacacatacatacacacacacatacatacacacacacacacacacggacaaacacacacacacacacacacacacatacatgcacaaacaaacacatacacacacccacacacatatatacacactcacatacacacatatatacacactcacatacacacacacacatatacactcacatatacataaacacacacatacatacacacacaaacatacacacatacatacacacacacggacatacacacacgcacacacacacacacacacacacacacacacacacacaaacacacggacatacacagacacacacacacacacacacggacatacacagactcacatacacacacacatacacacggacatacacagacacatacacacgcacgcgcgcagacacacatacacacacacacacggacatacaCAGACTCACAGTATCTCGCCTCTCCCAAAGTGGCAGAACATGTACTAAAGTTTTGTTTACTCacttattataatattattttaaattgtattgtttGGATATGTGCAATGAACACATTATACACCATACTCGCTGGTtctaaagggtgtatactaccaaatcaaatcccatagacgacaatagtaacatatgtggctaaaactcctacctgcaacgtatcaaccgacataaacgccacggatataaatactaccaccccttacatttaaagtgaatcagaaaaaaatgggggtcaagctgctcgtttctgagataacgggtagcgtctatgactaccctagtttcgctcaaaattcgagtacttttttttacaggtaccccatacatgtttcaagcacaaggctacttgacacattggtactagatgaaataaaattgcaattttttttacccagatgaaattattattttttacaaccaacgcactcacatttataaccaatcacaggacttgtggtgttcacttctctatcaaaagttgggtgcacctcgaactttgacccagccggaagttatttggtttagtactacctatactgataacatacatttttcaaaaagtgtccagctatgtgacaaccaggatctggtgtattctgacataaactgacaacctcactgaaactgttgtttctacagtgcaacctaatataatgtacacctcaaaaagcatatatattgcatatagttttgtacaaatgcaatatgtcatattaaacaaatattttaaaataaaactcctgaagatatttactttcagttgggtgtgtgtgtactcaggtatatatgtagagacaacagagatagtcagagtacctctacccctttaaagaattccattaaaacacatgcacttgattgacccctagattatgaagaccttaacaggcacatcaaagaaatatcagtattaaaaaaatacactgtctgaggaaggaaacacaaacatgactgtacctgtatgaagtaatgacttaatgtcctgaacattagtgttgggaggaaatcctgtatgctgggtgtggatgtcttcaagttaccaggtgtgggaatttcaaatccatcggccatgctgattttcataatgaaccatcaaaactattggcagccaccaatattcctgactatattttatttatagcctactgtagttggaggttttaatagttgtgatatctggaataatcatgcagctttaacacatttatttttgattaattactgaaaaaaactatttttaaatgacaaaattacccgaacatctattttcttgcattattttctaatccggatgaatacaatatgtacattagatgtattcctacaatctgtaatccagcattttatttagctagtaacattaggtaatacagctttaacaataaaataaattatcaacataatccaaggcagataatcaaatctgaaaaaattggttctgaatctagtataaactcaaaatgcttttcatgagagctaactaagtgattattaaaaaaataaaatgatctggagatctaagtatatgtttaacaaccttattgttatgtacaaataagaacagaaggcacaatagtgacaacaaatttaattatgtttttggtaaagtttttcttcaaatttactttaaattttgcataaaactacaaatttgtctaaaatataacttagcatcctataaatatgtcataatgacaataaaaatcaacttctttacaaatttgagttttcagaatttcatacataaaaaattaacaatgttaatggaaactaaagacatgaacccactattggcacatgctatttttaatataaaaataaattgctattaaaa
The sequence above is drawn from the Gigantopelta aegis isolate Gae_Host chromosome 6, Gae_host_genome, whole genome shotgun sequence genome and encodes:
- the LOC121375524 gene encoding uncharacterized protein LOC121375524, producing MEPLGGLHGHTKEENEELSRQRTAGLTKLQKIGYVQLFIGVVACAIGITSLVYGVQDIPHWPYLAGFGLWIGILELIIGSCAILAGAEGIGKEEVSTKLKAFVMVNYIFSIISFSPCILSMVWSGIGISWCQNEGDIKNHFKCLSNADGKMGTGVATIVIALIAGVFSIFTAIVFCCYGKTFGFQSKRECRLQRQVQFLTTQLQSTQQSCPPVGAPVGQPGRDTKYYQWEQKN